A window of the Penaeus monodon isolate SGIC_2016 chromosome 38, NSTDA_Pmon_1, whole genome shotgun sequence genome harbors these coding sequences:
- the LOC119596937 gene encoding FK506-binding protein 15-like — protein sequence MYDVSVERIKQKGSDHSGRSTPQVDSHHGHREENDISSSTLDMLPEDSGTSPKEEAHTNTKASLVSRMARVGHPLLPSRPGNIHTPPTDSESEVEEISRRNAKFTGGSMSGSVEELAATPAIRPRAPSARSDVTKPEPAPRPPNLASPQPLVVYQSAAWQQPGVLHAAYPGAGLTTTPQAIPPAPTPAAPDPTLSLLFSESRSQNTDLRISLSKMSDQLDKISSKLEKVEQNVERGGQFSNTMIPSNMMAMPHSQAFATPASCDPQGLLKQITTIVSENDSMKSQLLEKNGKIGELNTTLTQMLQKNQKLLEEKAELLVAKSEQSQQASSSVSISEVITLKEEKASLAAQFALTQQQLSVLKEELNQLKIGKDSQQQEISNLMIQIRQEQNKCQELQTAIQNQRANDNEDLQEQLRNAQKENESMKSLLNAAEAAKQSLQKELAAMTSQHTSKEEELVKLSEVEHGKLKNQLEATELNLQKAEQQIRELEKEKLEWKKRFSQLEEEKSGNSNTQQKEIEDLYNENALLKRRVEQLQKASSNPQELVTAVKKVMNTVFKTLKAQFVEEEPYLGSAVMEKLLTVIRDTTLQLLAEVEGKKNSTAVAPPISQDSLGNDVGPSNKTSQITGEALESNQTEVNSSLKETVVHETEKPESQESMERENNTAIDKERNTNNLSEEGNKESSSKNPSDEECLGPGEGRQNEEVQCDSNHRTVNNESHSSISKSCNDSDCNNHKDSEDCSSIGSRRRNEESSIDMNECEEEADKLPEDKNIRQRIPVIDMDNTEARTFTTEKSDSSRDSSLERVWRPQPPPPPLFSDEEEEDDWLS from the exons ATGTATGATGTGAGTGTCGAGCGAATAAAGCAGAAGGGAAGTGACCATTCGGGCAGAAGCACCCCACAAGTTGATTCCCATCATGGCCACAGAGAGGAAAATGACATCAGTTCCAGTACATTAGATATGCTACCTGAAG ACAGTGGGACCAGCCCTAAGGAAgaagcacacaccaacacaaaggcATCACTTGTCTCACGCATGGCAAGAGTGGGACATCCCTTGCTTCCCTCTAGACCAGGCAATATTCATACACCACCCACTGATTCTGAGAGTGAAGTG GAGGAAATCTCAAGAAGAAATGCCAAGTTCACTGGTGGTTCTATGTCAGGGTCAGTAGAGGAGTTAGCAGCAACGCCTGCAATCAGACCCCGAGCTCCCTCTGCTCGCTCTGATGTGACCAAACCAGAGCCAGCTCCCAGACCTCCTAACCTTGCTTCTCCACAGCCCTTGGTTGTTTATCAGTCAGCTGCATGGCAACAGCCTGGAGTGTTG CATGCAGCATACCCTGGAGCAGGACTAACCACAACACCTCAGGCAATTCCTCCGGCTCCAACTCCTGCTGCACCAGACCCCacactttccctcctcttctcagaGTCAAGATCCCAAAATACAGACCTTAGAATATCACTATCCAAGATGTCAGATCAGTTAGACAAAATCTCCAGTAAG TTAGAAAAGGTAGAACAAAATGTGGAAAGAGGAGGTCAGTTTTCAAACACAATGATTCCATCAAATATGATGGCCATGCCTCACAGTCAAGCCTTTGCTACCCCTGCAAGCTGTGACCCTCAAGGTCTCCTGAAGCAGATTACAACCATTGTCAGTGAAAATGACAGCATGAAATCTCAGCTGCTGGAGAAGAATGGGAAAATAGGGGAATTGAATACAACATTAACACAAATGTTGCAGAAAAATCAGAA ACTCTTAGAGGAAAAGGCAGAGTTGCTAGTTGCTAAAAGTGAGCAGAGTCAGCAAGCAAGTTCTAGTGTGAGCATATCAGAAGTCATTACCCTAAAGGAGGAGAAAGCTTCTCTTGCCGCACAGTTTGCTCTGACACAGCAGCAGTTATCAGTATTAAAG GAAGAATTAAATCAGTTAAAGATTGGCAAAGATTCCCAACAACAAGAAATATCTAATCTGATGATACAGATTagacaagaacaaaataaatgcCAAGAACTACAGACTGCAATTCAAAACCAAAgagctaatgataatgaagatcttCAAGAACAACTAAGGAAtgcacaaaaagaaaatgaaagtatgaAAAGTTTACTTAATGCTGCTGAGGCAGCTAAACAGTCATTACAAAAAGAGTTAGCTGCCATGACAAGCCAGCATACCTCCAAAGAAGAAGAACTAGTAAAATTATCAGAGGTTGAACATGGAAAACTGAAGAACCAGTTGGAAGCTACAGAACTGAATCTGCAGAAGGCAGAGCAGCAGATTAGAGAA CTGGAAAAGGAAAAGTTAGAATGGAAGAAGCGCTTCTCACAGCTTGAGGAAGAAAAGTCTGGGAACTCAAATACACAGCAG AAGGAAATAGAAGACCTATATAATGAAAATGCTTTATTGAAGAGGAGGGTTGAACAGCTTCAGAAGGCCAGCAGTAATCCACAGGAGCTAGTAACTGCTGTTAAAAAAGTTATGAATACAGTATTCAAAACTCTCAAGGCACAATTTGTGGAAGAAGAACCCTATTTAGGAAGTGCTGTCATGGAGAAGCTGCTCACTGTCATAAGG GACACAACTTTACAATTGTTAGCAGAGGTAGAAGGGAAGAAGAACTCTACAGCAGTGGCTCCACCCATTTCCCAGGACAGCTTAGGTAATGATGTAGGTCCAAGTAACAAAACAAGTCAGATCACAGGAGAAGCTTTAGAAAGTAATCAGACCGAAGTAAACAGTAGCCTGAAAGAGACAGTAGTTCATGAGACTGAAAAGCCTGAATCCCAGGAGAGTATGGAGAGGGAAAATAACACTGCCATTGATaaggagagaaacacaaacaactTGTCAGAAGAGGGCAACAAGGAAAGTTCTAGTAAGAATCCCAGTGATGAGGAATGTTTAGGTCCTGGTGAGGGTAGGCAGAATGAGGAAGTTCAGTGTGATTCTAATCATAGGACAGTGAATAATGAGTCACATTCTAGTATATCAAAGAGTTGTAATGATTcagattgtaataatcataaagattcTGAAGATTGTAGTAGTATAGGCAGCAGGCGGAGAAATGAGGAATCAAGCATTGATATGAATGAGTGTGAAGAGGAAGCAGATAAATTACCAGAAGATAAAAATATCAGACAAAGAATTCCTGTCATTGACATGGATAATACCGAGGCAAGAACATTCACTACAGAAAAGTCTGACAGCTCCAGAGACTCTTCTTTAGAAAGG GTGTGGAGACCTcagcctccccctccgcccctttttagtgacgaagaggaggaagatgattgGCTTTCTTGA